The DNA region GCACCCAGAGCCTTGGCTGCGGCGAACCGTGACGACCAAGCGCACGGCCAGCCCGATCGGTTTCGATCCCGTCGGCGGGCCAGGCATGTGCGGCGCGGATCAGCCCTTGCTCCAGCAAATCGCCAATCAGGCCGTGCGCATTAATCGACACGCCGCTGTGAGCAACCCGCGCCGTTATGACGCTGTCGACAAGCGGCCTTGACTGCTGTGCAGCGTCCACCGGCGGCAATACCGTCACTACACCCGCCGTGATTAACGCGAGCAGGTCTTCATGGCGCTCCTTTTGTGGCCCGCCGACCAGACGGTTCGACAGCCCGGCCCACGTGCTGTAGAAATCCAGGGTCGACGTCTCGGTCAGCCCGTTGCGTTCGGCGACCAGACGCAGCACATCGCGGTAATCGCGCCAGACTTCCAGGGCCAGCCGGATCGGACTCTGTGCAGTGCCCAGCCGACTCAACGCCAGATCGCGCTCGATCCACGCGATAAACCAGGCGGCATAGGCCGCTGCTGACCCGGACCAGCGCTCGGTCGCCAGCCACTCATCCGGGTCGAAGTCACCCCACTGCTCGGCCAGCCTTGCAAACAACGCAGGCCTCGACGTCGCTTCACGCAGCAGTTGCTGAACTGACTGCACATGCCGGGGCGCTTCAATACGGGCTTTGGCCTGATAGAACACCGCGCGCATTTCATCCTTGATCAGCGGCAGCACGTCGCGCCGGAAATCCAGTTGCCCGGCAGGCCTTTGCTGGCGCAAGCCGTTGATGGCCTCTGCGGTAAGGAATAGCCGTGGCAGCGCCGCCTGACTGTCGGGGTGCCCGTGTGGCCGGGCGTGAAACGGCAGCCCCGAACGCGAATACAGAAACACCTGGGGCTCGCGTCCAGACGGCAGGTATCGCCAGCCGGCAAAACCACCATCGCGCACGTATCGCCCGCCACGACCCTGGGTAAGGCTGGCCAGCGTGTCCATGGCGGTCAGCCCGAGCCCTTCGATCGCAACCGTTTCGCCGATCACCTGCTGTTCTGCGGGTTCTACAGCGTGCCCGCTGGTCAGGAACACAGCGTCAACAGACATCTGGCGCTGCTGGCTGCGCAGCCTGAAACCGTTCGCGTCGGGCAGCAAGCGGCAGGCGGTCACCTGCTCGGCGTAATGGCGCACCCGCACGTGTGCCGGGCACTGTTGCAGCAGGAAGCGGTAACTGTCCTGCAAGTAGCGACCCAACAAGCGACGCGGCACGAAATCCCCGAACCCGACAGGCCTGCCCTGACCGTCGATGCAGACGTGGCCACGCTCATCCAGACGAACGCCACGCGCGCTGCACCACTGCAGAAAGGTCCAGCCCGCTGGCTCACAGGCAGGAAACGCGGAGGAAAACGCTGACAGTTGGCCCGCCATGGTATTGAGCATCAGGTAATCCGGCTGCTGCGCATGATGCAAGCCACTGCCCGGCAGCTGCGGATCGAACACTTCGATATGCAGTGGCTGCTGACCGGCGTGACGGCTCATGCCGATCAACTGCTCCAGAATGCTCAGCCCTCGTGACCCCATGCCGATGATCGCAACGGTATGCGTATGCATGGCCATCACCAGCGGCTCGATTCAAAGAAGAATCGCGGCACAGGCACTGCACTGCCCTCGGCCAGCGCCTGCTGATACAGCCGCTGCCCCACTGCGAGGTCCAGCACGCCGAGGCCAAACGGCGAGAAGATCGAGGCTCGATCCGGGGCCAGCTCTACCTGCCCGGCCATCAGCTGCGCCAGCGTGCCGGTGATGAACGAGCGGTCCCGGTACTGCTGAACGGCCAGATCAGGGGACGTCTGCGCCTTGAGGCAGTGCTCGACGTCATCCAGGATGTTGTTGGCCTGAGCAATCACCTCCGGCCCGAGATCACGCAGGGAAATATTCAGCAGCAATTGCCCCGGCCGGAAGATCGGCTCCAGTACATAAGGGCTGGGCGCAGTGGTGGCGAACACCACCACGTCGGCTTGCAGGCAGTCGTGTAAATCAGCCGCCTCGCTGCGCAGTTGATGGCAACCGGCAGCATGTTTGATCAGGGCCAGCATCGAATCTTCGTGCTGATCGAAGACGCTGACCGTGTCCATGCTCCAGCCGTCGCTGACGAACATGTCGAGGATGGTCCGGGCAATGAACCCGGCACCCACGAAGGCCATTCGCCCGACATGACGCTGTTGCCGATTCATCCAGCGCGCGCCCAGTACGGCTGACGCTGCTGTACGCATGGCGCTGATTCGCGAGGCTTCCAGGCAAGCGAAGGCATAGCCGGTCAGAGGATCATTGAGAATCAACACCGCAGACGCACGTTGCAGACCACTCTCGACATTGCCCGGAAAACTGGAGATCCACTTGATGCCACTGACTGGCTGATCCCCCGTCAGGCTGGCCGGCAGCGCGATGATGCGATTGGCCGGTGCTTCGGGAAAGCGCAGAAAATAGCTGTCAGGGTTGATCGTGCGACCGGCTTCGTGGTCCAGATAAGCCGTCTGCACGTCGTCGATACAGGCCAGAGGATCAGCGGCCAGCAGGCGCGCAACCACTTCCCCATCGACCACATGAAACGGTGCACGCTTCAAGCGCTCGGCAGCCAGCCAAACGGTCCATGACGAAAAATCCGGTGGCAACGAGCTTGCTCGCGAAGGCGTCATGCCTGAACCACCGCTTTCGCGAGCAAGCTCGCTCCCACAAAGGGCTGGGGCTGCGGGTGGCACTGAGAGGTCTGCCAGGGTCATGTTCAGCACGTCGCGCCCGAAACGCTGCTCGACCCAATGATCGTCGTACAGCGTATCCAGATAGCGCTCGCCCCAATCCGGCGATAACGCCACCACCACCGCACCCGGCTCGATACGCTCGCGCCAGGCATGCACGGCTGCAATCACTGTTGCGGTCGAGCCGCCGACCAGCAGGCCTTTGCTGCGCGCCAGAATGCGGCACATGGCGACGGTATGCGCTTCCGGGACCATTTCCAGCGCATGAATGCCGTCTGAGTTGAAGATCGGCGGGCGCTGGCTGGTGCCCAGCCCC from Pseudomonas syringae includes:
- a CDS encoding FAD/NAD(P)-binding protein, giving the protein MAMHTHTVAIIGMGSRGLSILEQLIGMSRHAGQQPLHIEVFDPQLPGSGLHHAQQPDYLMLNTMAGQLSAFSSAFPACEPAGWTFLQWCSARGVRLDERGHVCIDGQGRPVGFGDFVPRRLLGRYLQDSYRFLLQQCPAHVRVRHYAEQVTACRLLPDANGFRLRSQQRQMSVDAVFLTSGHAVEPAEQQVIGETVAIEGLGLTAMDTLASLTQGRGGRYVRDGGFAGWRYLPSGREPQVFLYSRSGLPFHARPHGHPDSQAALPRLFLTAEAINGLRQQRPAGQLDFRRDVLPLIKDEMRAVFYQAKARIEAPRHVQSVQQLLREATSRPALFARLAEQWGDFDPDEWLATERWSGSAAAYAAWFIAWIERDLALSRLGTAQSPIRLALEVWRDYRDVLRLVAERNGLTETSTLDFYSTWAGLSNRLVGGPQKERHEDLLALITAGVVTVLPPVDAAQQSRPLVDSVITARVAHSGVSINAHGLIGDLLEQGLIRAAHAWPADGIETDRAGRALGRHGSPQPRLWVLGPAVEGCTFYNHYVPTPDPTCHALLEARRAVESCLEMLAAHVAEDFTHSFKEVL
- the sbnB gene encoding 2,3-diaminopropionate biosynthesis protein SbnB, whose protein sequence is MHTASEYQSLCEIVHDQAFLKVTGLGLDFFLKMESLNPAGSIKLKTAVGLINDVQARGLLGPETILIESSSGNLGVALAMICAERGIAFTCVVDPNSSSHNIRMMRSYGAEVIQVETPDANGGFLGTRIELIRHKVAGDPRYVWLNQYENAANPRAHARTTASSISRHFGHVDYLFVGAGTTGTLMGCIQHFQRHHPTTRIIAVDSVGSVTFGAPASRRFIPGLGTSQRPPIFNSDGIHALEMVPEAHTVAMCRILARSKGLLVGGSTATVIAAVHAWRERIEPGAVVVALSPDWGERYLDTLYDDHWVEQRFGRDVLNMTLADLSVPPAAPALCGSELARESGGSGMTPSRASSLPPDFSSWTVWLAAERLKRAPFHVVDGEVVARLLAADPLACIDDVQTAYLDHEAGRTINPDSYFLRFPEAPANRIIALPASLTGDQPVSGIKWISSFPGNVESGLQRASAVLILNDPLTGYAFACLEASRISAMRTAASAVLGARWMNRQQRHVGRMAFVGAGFIARTILDMFVSDGWSMDTVSVFDQHEDSMLALIKHAAGCHQLRSEAADLHDCLQADVVVFATTAPSPYVLEPIFRPGQLLLNISLRDLGPEVIAQANNILDDVEHCLKAQTSPDLAVQQYRDRSFITGTLAQLMAGQVELAPDRASIFSPFGLGVLDLAVGQRLYQQALAEGSAVPVPRFFFESSRW